From the Anguilla anguilla isolate fAngAng1 chromosome 8, fAngAng1.pri, whole genome shotgun sequence genome, one window contains:
- the daxx gene encoding death domain-associated protein 6 yields MDSIVILDDEEDDPQPCSSTSSSSKPTAKETQEASMPAPTHITQSPFASNKKESHILLLENQRLFAEFLEHCAGHTQDCPEVMTFLRAKHAKASPEFLSSVEFRNTLGRCLTRAQASRAKTFVFINELCTVLKQHSARRRQATVPLPVQERPPSSPLPPSPGNQAAQGPADAEADQEPPSTSGQGEEKKVAKASRRQIAYLENLLKVYYEEIHRLQEKDLSLEDMMQEDSGYIQEHKLKRKMMKIYDKLCELKGCSTLTGRVIEQRVSYSGTRYPEINRKVERFINGPEARMNPPDYSDILAVVQRANERYALALSRKQLAQIAQDAFRETGNQLQERRHLDMVYNFGSHLTDCYRPASDPALTDPALARKLRSNRELALTSLDQVINKYAMKQDDTEEEERKKRLEREKTKKEALAAQKDEEMKNQQEEEKEVAEKEVEEEEEEEGGDSEDEEEGDEEDEVSSDPDIEEELQASQSQAGADDEEDEEEEANASEEEDLESALSPSSDQEAPIGVEENGDEGSQSASSSRGEAAADKKGGPTLSSSPSQSGAPTSPDAGLAAGEPVSPNHTPAVLRNANEDARSATESPALDSSDRACSPPASEPQESIGSPAPPSPVVTEVTPDSKKRRRTSEASAVATVNGRHKHSDGDSDITLDMGVVTSSPLQADSTQADSPTQEPVSSSECTPPPKKKKVNVSTQCDPDEVIILSDSD; encoded by the exons ATGGACAGTATCGTGATCCTGGACGATGAGGAGGATGACCCTCAGCCCtgctcctccacttcctcttccaGTAAGCCGACCGCGAAGGAAACCCAGGAGGCCTCGATGCCCGCCCCTACGCACATCACCCAATCGCCTTTCGCCTCCAACAAGAAGGAGTCTCACATCCTGCTCCTGGAAAACCAGAGGCTTTTTGCGGAG TTTTTGGAGCACTGTGCCGGACACACGCAGGACTGCCCCGAGGTCATGACCTTCCTGCGGGCCAAGCACGCGAAGGCGTCGCCGGAGTTCCTGAGCTCGGTGGAGTTCCGGAACACGCTGGGCCGCTGCCTGACGCGCGCCCAGGCCAGCCGCGCCAAGACCTTCGTCTTCATCAACGAGCTGTGCACCGTGCTGAAGCAGCACTCCGCGAGGAGGAGGCAGGCCACGGTGCCGCTGCCTGTCCAGGAGCGGCCGCCGTCCTCACCGCTACCGCCGTCGCCCGGCAACCAGGCAGCTCAGGGCCCTGCGGACGCCGAAGCCGACCAGGAGCCCCCTTCCACCTCcgggcagggggaggagaagaaggtCGCCAAGGCCTCCaggagacag ATTGCGTACCTGGAGAACCTGTTGAAGGTGTATTATGAGGAGATCCACAGGCTGCAGGAGAAAGACCTCAGTCTGGAGGACATGATGCAGGAAGACTCCGGATACATCCAGGAGCACAAACTGAAACGCAAG atgatgaagatcTACGATAAGCTGTGTGAGCTGAAGGGGTGCAGCACGCTGACGGGGAGAGTGATCGAGCAGAGGGTGTCCTACAGCGGGACGCGCTACCCCGAGATCAACCGGAAG GTGGAGCGTTTCATAAACGGCCCCGAGGCCCGGATGAACCCGCCGGACTACTCGGACATCCTGGCGGTGGTGCAGCGCGCCAACGAGCGCTACGCCCTGGCGCTGTCCCGCAAGCAGCTGGCCCAGATCGCCCAGGACGCCTTCCGCGAGACCGGCAACCAGCTGCAGGAGCGCCGCCACCTGGACATGGTGTACAACTTCGGCTCGCACCTCACCGACTGCTACAGGCCAG CCAGCGACCCTGCCCTCACTGACCCCGCCTTGGCCCGCAAGCTGCGCTCCAATAGGGAGCTGGCCCTGACCAGCCTGGATCAGGTCATCAACAAGTACGCCATGAAGCAGGACgacacagaggaggaggaaaggaagaagaggttggagagggagaaaacCAAGAAAGAG GCGCTCGCTGCTCAGAAGGACGAAGAGATGAAAAatcagcaggaggaggagaaggaggtggcagagaaggaggtggaggaggaggaggaagaggagggtggtgacagtgaggatgaggaggagggagatgAAGAGGATGAGGTCTCCTCAGACCCAGACATTGAGGAGGAGCTAcaggccagccaatcacaagcaggagcag AtgatgaagaggatgaggaagaggaggctaACGCGAGCGAGGAGGAAGACCTCGAGTCGGCCCTGTCCCCCAGCTCGGACCAGGAGGCTCCTATAGGGGTGGAGGAGAACGGGGACGAGGGCAGCCAATCGGCGAGCAGCAGCCGAGGAGAGGCCGCCGCAGACAAGAAGGGAGGCCCCACCCTCTCGTCCagccccagccaatcaggagccccGACATCTCCAGATGCCGGCCTCGCGGCGGGTGAACCTGTTTCCCCCAATCACACCCCAGCCGTTCTGCGAAACGCCAACGAGGATGCGCGTTCGGCGACGGAGTCGCCAGCACTTGATTCGTCCGATCGAGCCTGCTCGCCCCCCGCCTCCGAGCCCCAGGAATCCATTGGCAgtccagccccgcccagccctgtGGTGACGGAAGTCACGCCCGACTctaagaaaaggaggaggacGAGTGAAGCCAGCGCAGTGGCCACGGTCAACGGCCGTCACAAACACAGCGATGG tgacagtgacataACGCTGGATATGGGCGTGGTCACCAGCAGCCCCCTGCAGGCTGACTCCACCCAAGCTGACTCCCCAACCCAGGAGCCCGTCAGCAGCTCCGAGTGCACCCCGCccccaaagaagaagaag gTCAACGTGTCAACCCAGTGTGACCCCGACGAAGTGATCATCCTCTCGGACTCagactga
- the zbtb22b gene encoding zinc finger and BTB domain-containing protein 22b → MQSVSVEEGCSSASGAPGGSVVQVCFPSVRAAVLDSLNRQREEGRLCDLSIQVQGQVFRAHRCVLAASSPYFHDQVLLKNMSTVSIPAVMDPLAFESVLSCAYTGQLRMLRDDIVNYLTVGSVLQMWHIVDKCTELLKEGRGGAGGGGQPAGGGAQGGSGGGGAQPGDAHSAPPPPTRPSLSESQSPSSTNYFSPREAGFGGGGGGVGGVASGGAGEGGLNSTPSYCTPSGGEEGFLIEEEDEEQEEEEEEELLLYPRKQERGSSRRKKAASVPEQEAGVSDSFGVSSYQGGDPSPPQKRPTYSQPSIMPRKQWVVVKTERSQDDELIVVSGEEGGEEEEEKEREMDREMEMERERERERERTFSISDVRTLSAELSNRADAEMQAQVDYCQSSEDYLKFDGGLMEQTAPPHPHSSSAGGGASRAVSALLGPVQGGPVQGGSGRAQLFPIDMQGNQILLYSQAPLDSSPPSAGGAGLGGGGASSLKGLGLEHGAVHLSGHGGGGLDGLDGTGPGGAGKVFMCHCGKTFTHKSMRDRHVNMHLDLRPFACPVCAKKFKMKHHLTEHMKTHTGLKPYDCLGCGKKFMWRDSFVRHRSHCERHGGGEGGGGGGAEGGGVVSPPHHHHHHHHLHLNSDIGQSGIGARGGHPSSGGLGVRSGISVLSPPHHSAGGGGVSGLTAGGPGALLGVSVLGLGGGHGSCSDDVCEVTVSESSVT, encoded by the exons ATGCAGTCTGTGTCAGTGGAGGAGGGCTGCAGCAGTGCCTCTGGCGCCCCCGGTGGCTCGGTGGTGCAGGTGTGCTTCCCCAGCGTGCGAGCGGCAGTCCTGGACAGCCTGAAccggcagagggaggagggccGGTTGTGTGACCTCTCCATCCAGGTGCAGGGCCAGGTGTTCAGGGCTCACCGCTGCGTTCTGGCTGCCTCCTCGCCCTACTTCCACGACCag gtgttgCTGAAGAACATGTCGACGGTCTCCATACCGGCGGTGATGGACCCGCTGGCGTTCGAGAGCGTCCTCAGCTGCGCCTACACGGGCCAGCTGCGCATGCTGCGCGACGACATCGTCAACTACCTCACCGTGGGCAGCGTGCTGCAGATGTGGCACATCGTGGACAAGTGCACCGAACTGCTgaaggaggggcggggcggggctgggggcggcgGCCAGCcggccgggggcggagcccagGGCGGgtcgggagggggcggggcccagccGGGCGACGCCcactcggccccgcccccgcccacccgcccctCCCTCAGCGAGAGCCAGTCCCCGAGCAGCACCAACTACTTCAGCCCCCGGGAGGCGGGGttcggagggggagggggcggagtcgggggcgtggcctccgGGGGAGCCGGGGAGGGGGGCCTGAACTCGACGCCCAGCTACTGCACGCCCTCCGGCGGCGAAGAGGGCTTCCTGatcgaggaggaggacgaggagcaggaggaggaggaagaggaggagctccTGCTCTACCCCAGGAAGCAGGAGCGGGGGAGCAGCCGGAGGAAGAAGGCGGCGTCCGTCCCGGAGCAGGAGGCGGGCGTGAGCGACAGTTTCGGGGTGTCGTCCTACCAGGGCGgggacccctcccccccgcagaAACGCCCCACCTACAGCCAGCCCAGCATCATGCCCCGGAAGCAGTGGGTGGTGGTGAAGACGGAGCGTTCCCAGGACGACGAGCTCATCGTGGTGTCCGGCGAGGAaggcggggaggaggaggaggagaaggagagggagatggacagggagatggagatggagagagagagggagagggagagagagaggaccttCAGCATCTCCGACGTCAGGACACTGTCGGCTGAGCTGAGCAACCGAGCGGACGCTGAGATGCAGGCGcag GTGGATTACTGCCAGTCCTCTGAAGACTACCTCAAGTTCGACGGCGGCCTCATGGAGCAGAccgcccccccgcacccccacagCAGCTCCGCGGGCGGCGGCGCCAGCCGGGCCGTTTCGGCGCTGCTGGGCCCGGTCCAGGGCGGCCCGGTCCAGGGCGGCTCGGGCCGCGCCCAGCTCTTCCCCATAGACATGCAGGGCAACCAGATCCTCCTCTACAGCCAGGCCCCGCTggactcctcccctccctccgccgggggggcggggctgggcgggggcggggcctcctccCTGAAGGGGCTGGGCCTGGAGCACGGGGCCGTCCACCTGTCGGGACACGGGGGCGGCGGCCTGGACGGGCTGGACGGGACggggcccgggggggcgggCAAGGTGTTCATGTGCCACTGCGGCAAGACGTTCACCCACAAGAGCATGCGGGACCGGCACGTCAACATGCACCTGGACCTGCGCCCCTTCGCCTGCCCCGTCTGCGCCAAGAAGTTCAAGATGAAGCACCACCTGACGGAGCACATGAAGACGCACACTGGCCTCAAGCCCTACGACTGCCTCGGCTGCGGCAAGAAGTTCATGTGGCGCGACAGCTTCGTCCGGCATCGCTCGCACTGCGAGAGGCacggggggggcgagggagggggcgggggcggggccgagggagggggcgtggtctccccgccccaccaccaccaccaccaccaccacctccacctgaaCAGCGACATCGGCCAGAGCGGCATTGGTGCCCGAGGCGGGCACCCCTCCTCCGGGGGCCTGGGTGTCAGAAGCGGGATCTCGGTTCTGTCGCCCCCCCATCATTCcgccggcgggggcggggtttcGGGGCTGACCGCGGGCGGGCCGGGGGCCCTCCTGGGGGTGTCCGTGTtggggctgggcgggggccACGGCTCGTGCTCGGACGACGTGTGCGAGGTGACCGTGAGCGAGAGCAGCGTCACTTAA
- the kifc1 gene encoding kinesin-like protein KIFC1, translated as MNKMNKENTGSRLPIISAKRALTSSTESGEHQPAQKKMRKVEPDPVKPAASVVGTVGLRRPASTQPRNVVKPLRPTGAATVAAGPSKGVQKRPNASVPKPAPAGPGGSRRPAWDLKGKVSDMESKVQAYQARAKTATQENQDLRECVARAQEREAQMEEEIQGFRLQLSVSERELGALRKVREELKQATQERDVLQEELGQLDRKHTALLGVRQALEEELLNMQTQLSVQSSTLSRCQVCLKEAQETVQALQEKVAAQSEEIHAGEMQRRQLHNTIQELKGNIRVFCRVRPLLTGGQARINHIEFPANDYKAIKLAKTEESHTGRSEDTQKSYSFSFDRVFGPAASQREVFEEISLLVQSALDGYNVCCFAYGQTGSGKTHTMEGGEADETQGMIPRAVQQVFAAARRLEEQGWKYTFVASFVEIYNETLRDLLYTGKPNKRPEHEIKKLATSEVTVTNLTYQRVTTEDEVCNLIMLANRNRSTARTNQNDHSSRSHSVFQLDIDGENAERGTKCKSSLCLVDLAGSERLQKSQSQGERFKEMTAINNSLTSLGIVITALANKESFVPYRNSKLTYLLQNCLGGNSKTLMFVNISPEAESFGESLNSLRFASKVNDCVIGTASANRK; from the exons atgaacaaaatgaacaaagag AATACAGGCTCGCGGCTGCCCATCATTTCGGCGAAAAGGGCTCTTACCAGCAGCACGGAAAGCGGCGAACACCAACCGGCCCAG aAGAAGATGCGCAAGGTCGAACCCGACCCCGTGAAGCCGGCCGCCAGCGTGGTGGGCACGGTCGGGCTGCGGCGGCCCGCCTCCACGCAGCCGCGGAACGTGG TCAAACCCCTCCGGCCCACTGGAGCCGCCACGGTAGCTGCCGGTCCCTCGAAAG GTGTCCAAAAGCGTCCGAATGCCTCCGTCCCAAAGCCAG ccccggCGGGCCCCGGCGGGTCACGGCGGCCGGCCTGGGACCTGAAGGGCAAGGTGAGCGACATGGAGTCCAAGGTGCAGGCCTACCAGGCCCGGGCCAAGACGGCGACGCAGGAGAACCAGGACCTCCGCGAGTGCGTGGCCCGGGCCCAGGAGAGGGAGGCCcagatggaggaggagatccAGGGCTTCAGGCTGCAGCTGAG TGTGAGCGAGAGGGAGCTGGGGGCTCTGCGAAAGGTCCGGGAGGAGCTGAAGCAGGCGACCCAGGAGAGGGAcgtcctgcaggaggagctgggccAGCTGGACAGGAAGCACACGGCTCTCCTGGGCGTGAGGCaggcgctggaggaggagctgctcaACATGCAG ACCCAGCTCTCGGTGCAGAGCTCCACGCTCAGCCGATGCCAGGTCTGTCTGAAGGAGGCGCAGGAGACAGTGCAGGCTCTGCAGGAGAAGGTGGCCGCGCAGAGCGAGGAGATCCACGCCGGAGAGATGCAGCGCAGGCAGCTGCACAACACCATCCAGGAGCTCAAA GGAAACATCAGAGTGTTTTGTCGAGTGCGCCCCCTGCTGACCGGAGGCCAGGCTCGCATAAACCACATCGAATTCCCTGCCAATGATTACAAGGCCATTAAGCTGGCAAAAACCGAAGAG TCCCACACAGGCCGCAGCGAGGACACCCAGAAGAGCTACAGCTTCAGCTTCGACCGCGTGTTCGGGCCGGCCGCCTCGCAGAGGGAGGTGTTCGAGGAGATCTCCCTGCTGGTCCAGTCGGCACTGGACGGCTACAACGTCTGCTGCTTCGCCTACGGCCAGACGGGCAGCGGCAAGACGCACACCATGGAGGGCGGCGAGGCGGACGAAACGCAGGGCATGATCCCCCGCGCCGTCCAGCAGGTGTTCGCCGCCGCCCGCAGGCTggaggagcagggctggaag taCACGTTCGTCGCCAGCTTCGTGGAGATCTACAACGAGACCCTGCGGGACCTGCTGTACACGGGGAAGCCCAACAAGAGGCCCGAGCACGAGATCAAGAAGTTGGCCACCTCGGAAGTCACCGTCACCAACCTGACCTATCAGAGGGTCACCACCGAGGACGAG GTGTGCAACCTGATAATGCTGGCCAATCGGAACCGCTCCACCGCGCGCACCAACCAGAACGACCACTCCTCACGGTCCCATTCAGTCTTCCAGCTGGACATCGACGGGGAGAACGCGGAGAGGGGCACCAAGTGCAAGT CCTCTCTCTGCCTGGTGGACCTGGCGGGCAGCGAGCGACTGCAGAAGAGCCAGTCGCAGGGCGAGCGGTTCAAGGAAATGACCGCCATCAACAACTCCCTCACCAGCCTGGGCATCGTCATCACTGCCCTGGCCAATAAG gaGAGTTTCGTCCCCTACCGCAACTCCAAGCTCACGTACCTGCTGCAGAACTGCCTGGGAGGCAACAGCAAGAC CCTGATGTTTGTCAACATTTCGCCGGAAGCGGAGAGCTTCGGAGAGTCCCTGAATTCGCTTCGCTTTGCCAGCAAG gtcAACGACTGTGTGATCGGGACTGCCTCGGCGAATCGAAAATAG
- the zbtb22a gene encoding zinc finger and BTB domain-containing protein 22: MDQECSSASGAPGGSVVQVCFPGVRAAVLDSLNRQREEGRLCDLSIQVQGQVFRAHRCVLAASSPYFHDQVLLKNVTTVSLPAVMDPLAFESVLGSAYTGQLSIVRDDIVNYVTVASFLQMWHIVDKCTEILKRPRAAGGGGGGGGGGGNPQNAPSRQQSPSSTDCLYLERERSDKLRGAELKERGGAERERGQDQGHSLPPLASWRRPQQLSRWGRPRPQPQAALPPPPSGVPQPSADSQLDSNAGGESDYSSCEEVWLPGSSKASPHGHDSGGHAHSRAGLDHGVGGGHFSGGHPAEASRLRGRTRPRGAPNFPLEDFQKLLGRGREKGSGDVEEGEGLAGRVEEPKRKRERGTEADEGMGEAVEEGGMDGTERTGHSGEYPTSVYHGDEVEVMEARDGTEGAQKVGRRVESRPPHSLEVEAAVPGPSCPGPPLSARMQWQASPWIQPAGRALDGGGGEEEDDDEEEEEADFGRFADEGGPAFGGQTYDEIEDGTGQVSQRPLVPASPTDDADYLLGPPELSWPPPNIAPQGPGGAMAPGRHQSPSSAQFPPSSSPPIPSSSSSSSLSLAGAPYTGKVHFCHCGKAYTLKSMRDRHVKMQHLNLRPFACPVCAKTFKMKHHLTKHLKTHGGLRPYECGLCGKKVIWRDSFLRHQARCERLAAAGMAPGYDGAAAVAGGGGNGNGPGANGNDLDDGYGYGFEEGEGFLAEAGQVKVEEADFQGEAESVAMGGLLEGVSVGGGLSLGPESRTVGGRGLKEEEGERYS, translated from the exons ATGGATCAGGAGTGCAGCAGTGCCTCTGGCGCCCCCGGTGGCTCGGTGGTGCAGGTGTGCTTCCCGGGCGTGCGAGCGGCAGTCCTGGACAGCCTGAAccggcagagggaggagggccGGTTGTGTGACCTCTCCATCCAGGTGCAGGGCCAGGTGTTCAGGGCTCACCGCTGCGTTCTGGCTGCCTCCTCGCCCTACTTCCACGACCag gtgCTGCTGAAAAACGTCACCACGGTCTCCCTCCCGGCGGTGATGGACCCGCTGGCGTTCGAGAGCGTCCTGGGCTCCGCCTACACGGGCCAGCTCAGCATCGTGCGCGACGACATCGTCAACTACGTGACGGTGGCCAGCTTCCTGCAGATGTGGCACATCGTGGACAAGTGCACCGAGATCCTGAAGAGGCCCAGGGctgcgggcggcggcggcggcgggggtgggggtgggggcaaccCCCAGAACGCCCCCTCCAGACAGCAGTCCCCCAGCAGCACGGACTGCCTGTACTTGGAGCGGGAGAGGAGCGACAAgctgaggggggcggagcttaaggagaggggcggggctgagagggaaagggggcaGGACCAGGGCCACTCACTGCCGCCCTTGGCTTCGTGGAGGCGGCCCCAGCAGCTCTCCAGGTGGGGgagaccccgcccccaaccccaggcagccctgccccctcccccgtcgGGGGTCCCCCAGCCCTCTGCCGACTCCCAGCTGGACTCCAATGCGGGTGGGGAGAGCGACTACTCCAGCTGCGAGGAGGTGTGGCTACCGGGCAGCAGTAAGGCCAGCCCCCACGGGCACGACTccggaggccacgcccacagcagggcggggctggacCACGGTGTGGGCGGGGGCCACTTCTCCGGCGGCCACCCAGCCGAAGCCAGCAGGCTGAGGGGCAGGACGAGGCCCAGGGGCGCCCCAAACTTCCCCCTGGAGGACTTCCAGAAActtctggggagggggagggagaaggggagcgGCGAtgtggaagagggggaggggcttgcaGGAAGGGTGGAGGAGccgaagaggaagagagagagggggacggaAGCTGATGAAGGGATGGGAGAAGCGGTggaggaaggagggatggaTGGGACGGAGAGGACGGGACACTCCG GAGAGTACCCCACGAGTGTGTACCACGGGGATGAGGTGGAGGTGATGGAAGCCCGGGACGGTACCGAGGGGGCGCAGAAGGTGGGGAGGAGAGTCGAAAGCAGGCCCCCCCACAGCTTGGAGGTGGAGGCCGCGGTGCCCGGGCCGTCCTGCCCAGGCCCGCCCCTCTCGGCCCGGATGCAGTGGCAGGCGAGCCCCTGGATTCAGCCAGCCGGCCGGGCCctggacggcggcggcggcgaggaggaggacgacgacgaggaagaggaggaggccgACTTCGGCCGGTTCGCGGACGAGGGCGGGCCGGCCTTCGGTGGCCAGACCTACGACGAGATCGAGGACGGCACGGGCCAGGTGTCCCAGAGGCCCCTGGTGCCCGCCTCGCCCACGGACGACGCCGACTACCTCCTGGGCCCTCCGGAACTCAGCTGGCCGCCGCCCAACATCGCCCCCCAGGGGCCCGGAGGCGCAATGGCGCCCGGCCGCCACCAGTCCCCGTCCTCCGCCCAgttccccccttcctcctctcccccgatcccgtcctcctcctcttcctcctccctctcgctcGCCGGCGCCCCCTACACGGGCAAGGTGCACTTCTGCCACTGCGGCAAGGCCTACACGCTGAAGAGCATGCGGGACCGGCACGTCAAGATGCAGCACCTCAACCTGCGGCCCTTCGCCTGCCCCGTCTGCGCCAAGACCTTCAAGATGAAGCACCACCTGACCAAGCACCTGAAGACACACGGCGGCCTGCGGCCCTACGAGTGCGGCCTGTGCGGCAAGAAGGTCATCTGGCGGGACAGCTTCCTGCGGCACCAGGCCCGCTGCGAGAGGCTGGCCGCCGCCGGCATGGCGCCCGGCTACGACGGCGCTGCCGCGGTCGCCGGGGGCGGCGGCAACGGCAACGGCCCCGGCGCCAACGGCAACGACCTCGACGACGGCTACGGCTACGGCTTCGAGGAGGGCGAGGGCTTCCTGGCGGAGGCGGGGCaggtgaaggtggaggaggCGGACTTTCAGGGGGAGGCGGAGTCCGTCGCCATGGGGGGCCTGCTGGAGGGCGTGTCGGTGGGGGGCGGTCTCAGTTTGGGGCCCGAGTCCAGGACCGTGGGGGGCCGGGGgttgaaagaagaagaaggggagaGGTACAGTTGA